Within the Leptospira ryugenii genome, the region AGCATCGTGGCTGGTGAGGGACCACGGAAGGATTTCAGCAATTCGTCTAAAAACCTCTCTACGGAGACCTTTGCCGTCACAGCTCTGGTTTGGGCTATGGCCGCCTTGGTCTCGGCCTCAAGGGAAAATCCCAAGACAGAGGCAAAGCGCAGAGCGCGGATGGGACGTAAGCCGTCCTCCTCGAACCTTGCCCGAGCTTTGCCAATTGTTTTGATGGTTTTCCGAAGGATGTCTTCTTGTCCCCCGTGCTCATCCACCAAAAGGTCACGGTCCAGGTCATAGGCTAATGCGTTCATAGTAAAATCACGCCTCCGTAGGTCTTCGGATAGACTCGTCCCAAACTCGACATGGCTTGGCCTCCTACCATCTTGGTAGTCTTTGTCGATGCGGTAGGTAGTCACTTCATAGGGAATTTTGTCTAAGAGAACAGTAACCGTGCCATGTTGGATGCCTGTGGCAATGACCCTAGGGAAGAGCTTTTGAATGGTCTCTGGGGGGGCTGAGGTGGTGAGATCAAAGTCTTTTGGGGTCTTGCCCATACAGAGATCCCGAACCGAGCCACCGATGAGGTAGGCCTCATGGCCCGCAGATTTGATGGTGGCGATCAGGAAACGCAAATGAGCCAGGTGGGGCTCTGGGATCCGAGAGCTAAGGCTCAAAGGCAAATTTTACATTTACCACGGAAGACAACTTCCACGGACTCTGCACGAAAGCCATTCAATTGTTTGCTTGTGGGTATTCCGTCCCAAGCTTCCTCAACGCATTCTATCCTGCCACATTGGTTGCAGATCAAATGTCCGTGCACCTTTGAATTGTGTTTACCATCATCTTTTTTGAGTTCAAAGTAGGTAACTCTGTCTGTAGAATGCAATGAGTTGAGAAGGTCTTTTTCTTCCAGGTCAGCTAATGCTCGGTAGATGGTAACTCGATCCCAAGATTCATCCTTTGGCAATTTTTCCATGATCTCCTGGTGGTTCAAGGGTCGGTTGGACTCTTGGAGGATGGATATGACCTTTTCACGATTTTTGGTCACTTTGAGACCAATCTGTTTGAGAATCTGGGAGGGATCCGAGGCCTGCATACTTTGATTTTGCTGACAGGAGCGCTTTGTCTATTCGAAAATCACAGTTTGTTTCCAGATTTCCCAGTAACGAATCCCAAACTCTGTTTTGGCCCGAAGGAGGCTTTCGATTTCCTCGGCTTCTCCCTTCGGTATACGCAACTTTGCGAACGAAAGGTCCATTTGCCTTTGGAAAATTCTTTGCAATTGTTTCTCAGAACTAAGGAAAGCGGCTTTGCACTCCTCGTCTCGGCTTTGGAGCTCCTTTTCATTTTCGGCGCAGAAACGAGCAAGCCGCCAAAAACTAGCCTCTCGTTTCATCCGATCGAACTGGTCTACAGCAGATGGTTTGCAAAAGAATTGTGTGGAGATGAGTAGAGAAAGCAACAGGAGGCGGATCATGTTTGGTCTTGGGCTAAATTTGCCAAGGCATCTGCTCTGGTATTTTGTTCCCTCGGCACATATTGGATTTCAAAAAATTCGAATTGTTGTTTGAGAAGGTCACAATCTTTTTTCATTTCCATAAGGCCCACATTCTTTACCTTATACTCACCTTTCATCTGTTTTACGACCAATTCAGAATCCAATCTAAATTTTACCTTTTTCTCCTCCCTTTGGATGGCTTCTTGCATACCTCGTTTGAGTGCCGTCCACTCCGCAATATTATTGGTTGCGTTTCCAATCCTTTCGGAGAGGTAAAAAAGCTCTTCACCTTCATGAGTTTGGAAAGAAACACCGATGGCTGCGGGGCCTGGGTTACCACGAGAGGAGCCATCACAATAGATGTACAACAATTCCTTGTTTTGCATTAGCCTGCATAGTTCCCGTGTAAGACAGTGGGTTCAAGGATTTTTTCGCATCATTGGAAGTGGAGATTCCATTGGCCTGCGCTCAAATTAATCGATTGTAAGGAAGATAGGGCACCTGTCTGCGAATTGACGGAATAGGATTTTAAATCTCCCGAATTGTCTGCTAGGTATGCGTACTTACCTTTGGGGTCAAAGACCAAATAACGTATGCTACCTCCCGACGTATTGATCTCATTTGCGAAGCTTATGGATCCATCACTTTGGTTGATGTTGTATGTGCGGACGATTTGGTCGCTTAGGCCAACTGTGTATAGAAAGTTTCCGGAAGGGTGGACACAAATCCCATTCGCAATCGCACTCCCCGATTGTAATGTGGCCGAACCAATTTGCGTAAAATCGCCACTTGTCTGGTTGAATTGAAAGGCAAATATGTGTGCATTATTTGCGAGATAAAAATAGTTTCCGTTAGGGTTGAAACCGATGTTTCCAGAACCTGTGTGAGAAAGGTTCTCGCTTGTCTTTGCAACAGACAATTCACCCGAGGTAGAGTTGCGACTATAAGTCCTAACCCGGGAAAGGGAATTTACAAGGGAAGCAAGGTACTTTCCGTCTGGAGAAATGCCAACATTAGCAGTGAGAGCATTTGTGTCTGTTTGCAAAGGTGTTAATAGGTCACCATCGGAGGCTTGGATTGGATATGTGAGAATCCTTTGGTTCCCTTCTGCTGCCAGGTAAAGAAAGTTGCCATCGGGAGAGATGACCATATTTCGTGGATTGGTGATGCCTCCGAGCGATCCATTTGCAGTCAATGCTCCTGTACTTGAATTGATTGTAAACTTACTGATACTGCCTGTTGTAAAATTTGCGACGTACAGAAACCGACCCAAAGGGTCTGCGGCGATACCAGTAGGAGCAAGGTCTACATTATAGCTACTATCTGGACTTAATATCCCATCACTTTGGTTTACTGTTAGGTGGTAAATTTGGTTGTTTTGGTCTAAACTAACGTAGAGATTTCCAGAAAAGGTTCTCACCCTGCAGCTGGCTTGTAGGCCATTGGAACTAGCGGTAATCGTCGCAATGCCTACTCCCACTGCTTGGACAAGGCCTGTCTCCGAGACAGAAGCTATCGTTGCATTTGAGCTTGTCCACTGAATGGTAGAATCTTTGTTGGACTCATTCTCTTTGTAAACTGCCACAAGCAACTGTGTTTCATTTTTGTAGAGTTGTAAGGCAGGAGAACAATTGCTGAAGGCAAATGATTTTGTGGGCTCGGGGCTTTGAGATGGGATCGCCAATGCGAAAAGAAAAGGGTTTAGATCCTTTTTTCCCTGCTCAAAGTTGAAAAGGGATTGGATAAATGGATTGAGCACACAACTACTCAGAAAAAAGCTGATGGGAAGGACAAAAAGAAATCGTTTTACCAAAGAATAGTTTGTTTTCATCTTTGTTTTCAAATTGGCATTCTAAAGGGATGCCCTTATAAACGATAACAAGTAAGACGGTTATTTTTTCCAGTCTTATACAAAACTATGGAACAAAATCAGATCCTGACAGGCGCATTACAAATGTTCGAGAATCGCCTCCAGAAACTCAAAAAAGAGAGAGAGAAGTGGGCCAAGAGAGAGGGAATACAAGCCTATCGAGTGTATGAAGAGGACATTCCCCAAGTACCCGTTATCCTTGATCGATACTTGGATGATTATGTTTTATACGATAAGAGTTCTCTTCGTTTCCAAACGGAAGAAGAAAAAGAGAAACGCTTTGAAACCATCTCAGATATAGTTCGCTCTGTCTTTCAGCTCTCCAAAGCACAATTGTTTTTAAAAACTCGAAAAAAACAAAAAGGGAAAGAACAATACGAAAAATTAGACGAGGACAAAAAGGCACTCACAGTCACCGAACACTCTGCCCGATACTTGGTCAATTTGTCCGACTATTTGGATACAGGTCTATTTTTGGACCACAGGCTCACACGCTCCTGGTTTTCTAAAGCAGCCAACAGTAAACGTGTTCTAAATCTTTTTTGTTATACGGGATCTTTCAGTGTCTCTGCCGCCTTGGGAGGTGCCTCACAGGTAACGAGTATAGATCTATCGAAAACATATTTGGACTGGGCAAAACAGAATTTTAATTTGAATGGAATAAAGACTGAAGATCACTCCTTTATTTGTACCGATATTTTACAGTGGTTAGTTGACGAATCTAGAAATGAAGCCCGGCAAAGGTATGATTTGATTTTTTTAGATCCTCCTACTTTTTCCAATAGTAAAAAAATGAGACAAGAATGGGACATCCAAGCGCAACATAGGAATATTTTACTTTCTCTTCTTGGAAAATTTTTATCGCCAGGCGGGGAGATCTGGTTTTCCACCAATTTTAGAAAGTTTGAGATGCTAATCCCAGAGGAAGAGTGGTTAAGCCGAGGCTATACTTGTTTGGATAGATCTTTAGAAAGCATCCCCAAAGATTTCCGAAACACAAAAATTCACAAATTGTTTCAAATAAAAGCCATATGATCGCTTCTATACTTATCTTTCTACAAAAGGTTCCATACGTTCTGATAAAATCCTACGATTTTCACCGGATTGCAAAGATAAGACACCTCGGATAATCGCCTGTCGTTCGTTAGATTTGCGTTTGGAGATACTTTTCAATTGGTTTGAGAGAGGAAGTAGGATGAGGTTTGCAAAAGAAATCCCATAAAAAGTTGCAATGAAGGCAGTTGCTATCCCTTGGCCAAGGACCTTTGTGCCTCCTTCTAAATTTTCTAAAACTGTTACGAGTCCAAGTACTGTACCGATGATACCAATGGTAGG harbors:
- a CDS encoding ribonuclease HI family protein, whose product is MQNKELLYIYCDGSSRGNPGPAAIGVSFQTHEGEELFYLSERIGNATNNIAEWTALKRGMQEAIQREEKKVKFRLDSELVVKQMKGEYKVKNVGLMEMKKDCDLLKQQFEFFEIQYVPREQNTRADALANLAQDQT
- a CDS encoding Fur family transcriptional regulator yields the protein MQASDPSQILKQIGLKVTKNREKVISILQESNRPLNHQEIMEKLPKDESWDRVTIYRALADLEEKDLLNSLHSTDRVTYFELKKDDGKHNSKVHGHLICNQCGRIECVEEAWDGIPTSKQLNGFRAESVEVVFRGKCKICL
- a CDS encoding beta-propeller fold lactonase family protein, which codes for MKTNYSLVKRFLFVLPISFFLSSCVLNPFIQSLFNFEQGKKDLNPFLFALAIPSQSPEPTKSFAFSNCSPALQLYKNETQLLVAVYKENESNKDSTIQWTSSNATIASVSETGLVQAVGVGIATITASSNGLQASCRVRTFSGNLYVSLDQNNQIYHLTVNQSDGILSPDSSYNVDLAPTGIAADPLGRFLYVANFTTGSISKFTINSSTGALTANGSLGGITNPRNMVISPDGNFLYLAAEGNQRILTYPIQASDGDLLTPLQTDTNALTANVGISPDGKYLASLVNSLSRVRTYSRNSTSGELSVAKTSENLSHTGSGNIGFNPNGNYFYLANNAHIFAFQFNQTSGDFTQIGSATLQSGSAIANGICVHPSGNFLYTVGLSDQIVRTYNINQSDGSISFANEINTSGGSIRYLVFDPKGKYAYLADNSGDLKSYSVNSQTGALSSLQSINLSAGQWNLHFQ
- a CDS encoding CCA tRNA nucleotidyltransferase, which gives rise to MSLSSRIPEPHLAHLRFLIATIKSAGHEAYLIGGSVRDLCMGKTPKDFDLTTSAPPETIQKLFPRVIATGIQHGTVTVLLDKIPYEVTTYRIDKDYQDGRRPSHVEFGTSLSEDLRRRDFTMNALAYDLDRDLLVDEHGGQEDILRKTIKTIGKARARFEEDGLRPIRALRFASVLGFSLEAETKAAIAQTRAVTAKVSVERFLDELLKSFRGPSPATMLRLLWEEDLLSLFCEGLPREPLDREELALLDQVPKEPVPFLLGQWSLALSSEASPLLWEGYFQNLRCSQAQVRGALFYRTVRNFPKEESYPSDRLCKERFLSPLKLFLKQSKEPEALVWEFLLSLPEPLWQRAKLIWDKQHALVLADLVVNGRDLEKNFPNLEKQRYGYVLSELLARVWEDPNRNEVRVLLEHCAEIISNMQAT
- a CDS encoding class I SAM-dependent methyltransferase produces the protein MEQNQILTGALQMFENRLQKLKKEREKWAKREGIQAYRVYEEDIPQVPVILDRYLDDYVLYDKSSLRFQTEEEKEKRFETISDIVRSVFQLSKAQLFLKTRKKQKGKEQYEKLDEDKKALTVTEHSARYLVNLSDYLDTGLFLDHRLTRSWFSKAANSKRVLNLFCYTGSFSVSAALGGASQVTSIDLSKTYLDWAKQNFNLNGIKTEDHSFICTDILQWLVDESRNEARQRYDLIFLDPPTFSNSKKMRQEWDIQAQHRNILLSLLGKFLSPGGEIWFSTNFRKFEMLIPEEEWLSRGYTCLDRSLESIPKDFRNTKIHKLFQIKAI